Part of the Pelobates fuscus isolate aPelFus1 chromosome 12, aPelFus1.pri, whole genome shotgun sequence genome, CAAGAGATTAAGACAAGTTAGATGTAATACAAGTATTGCCAAAGGGAATATAGTAAAAGTGACGATTTCTCTTGAAATCCACGCGTTGATAAAGAACATACAGGGACAGAAACATTACACCCAAAGCACATTAAGAAACTGCAGTAATCCTTTAATAATAGATTGCATGAAGTTAAAAACAGCGTAGAGGacattatgtttaaaaaaaaacaacaacaaaaaactattaTTAAACTTCTtcctgaaaacaaaaaaacaaaacaaacacatggAAAATGAATACTGACGAAATGCTATCTTGTTGGAGTGGTGCAGAAGGATCATAAATTAGAGATTACAAACAATGCCATTTTTCTTACTTGTTCGTAGCCGGCCCAGTAGAGAGAACGTCCGACTGAAGTTTAGGGAAGAATCCTGGTTCGTACTTGCCCTGCCCAATCTTCATGTCTAAGAGATGCGGGTGGATTGCAGTGTGATCGATCTTGGATAGACGTAGTTCTATAGCTTTCACTGGCCAACAGAGAAGGAAAAGATATGGCTCTATTAACTTTACACTGGGGGCAACCCTCTAAGGGGGGCTAGTTAACTATCTCTATACCTCCCACTCTTGTAACTGTATGGCACTGCACCTCCTAGAATTAATTGAGAATAGTTTAAAGGGACTGAGAGACCCTTAGCCCAGAAAGATTTACTAATTTTTTTATCTCAATGGGTTAAACAGGTCGTCACGTGCCACATATCGTATGTACCATAGAAACAAAAACAGATGTTAAAGggaggtttctttttttttctttaactagTTGTACAAAAAACTGCTAACTACTAAtaagttgtttaaaaaaaaaaaaaaacatgaataattTATGCTTTCTGGTTGGACATCCTTAAATATATAATTGAGTAAATGAAAAGATAATCATGAAGACTCAGACACAGTAATCTTTACTACTTGCATATAATTGATTATAGTGCATTTCATATGTGCATTATATCAGAGCTCCCATATTGGTCCCCAACAGGAAAGATCTTTAATTCCAGATCTACAGACCAGTCAGAGCCTTTTAGAGCTCCACGTTCCTTTGTAAGTTTATGAGCCTGCTAGCTTTCGGCCCCTTCTCAAAAGAACAACTGTTTGTGGGACCCAATGGGTTTTTAAAAAGGGCAACATATTCATCCAGTGTCCAATCAACCCTTTATAAAGGTAGATCGGTCCTCCAAAAAACGTGCCGATAACATGATCCACTTAAGGTAAGTAACTTTCTGAATAAGGGAATCACCAGCTGAgattaaacacatttattacatTTCCTCTAAAACCATCCCAAAATATGGAACCTTAAGAGGTTTGTGTTTTACCTGAAGCCAGGCTTAGAGAGTCTCACCTGCTTCTTCAATAGTTGTGCATTTCTGGTACATCGACGTGCGCAGCGTTGGCGTCCGGACGTTTAATTGTCTAATCTTGTCTACCCGGTTATCGAATACCCGTAGAATAGGATCTTTGTCGTCCTCATCGTGGCACATAATTTTAATGTCAATAAATGAGGCAAACATTTGCGTTTCGAGGAATCGGGAGAGAAAAGGCAGGTAAGGCTCCGGCTGATCCGACAGAAATGATGCCTGAAAAGAGATACATAGAATGGTTCTAAATGTCATTAAATGAATGAAAGCTTTATTGTAAATGCCGACAGAAGATACAGAAAACTTTGCTCTAACGAAAACAATAAAAAGAGGCTGTAAATGTGTCGCAATTATTATTTCCCTAGCTCACGTCCAGTAACAATCAATATGAAAAGGTATTCCTGTGCAGCAAACCATAGAATTTCTGGATAATCTGCGGTAATCTtaattttttccccattttggtTATATGTTTGCAGGGATCTAAATATTGGAAAACAAAGGAGAGGGAACTGGATTGCATAGTACATACATCCATTAGACAGCTTGTGGTCCGGCGTGTGCTCTTTCTGCCTCACACAGCAGTCTCTGATTGGTGCTCTGGATGAGATTTGTGTGAGCAGATTTGCTTTCTCTTTAGTAATTTTACCTTTTCCCTCCATGTGACCTAACGTTACGTGCACAAAGTTTTACCCAATTACAATTTTGTGACTTTGAAGTGTCGATCCCTTAAGATTTTAGCACCCTACCCCGCCCTTATGTTGGGCCTTCACTTGTTATaattgattcttttttttatatgacttAACAAAACTCggaaaaaaagtgaataaaagaAAAACTTTGGACTCTTGATGTTAAGTAGGGAAATTTAGACACCCATTTTTTTTCTCTAGTAACTAAGCACTCCAGGGGAGTATTAAAGGAAAAACACCTAAAGCAGTTGATGTTGCCgaaaagctttgtgtgtgaagagtgtgtcctcttttttttccattttaccaaAAGTGCGGATTTCAATACAAAAGGacacttttatatattaaagggacactatagtcacctgaacaactttagcttaatgaagcagttttggtgtatataacatgcccctgcagcctcactgctcaatcctctgccatttaggagttgaatccctttgtttatgatccctagtcacacctccctgcatgttacttgcagagccttccataaacacttcctgtaaagagagccctatttaggcttttattgcaagttctgtttaattaagattttcttagcccctgctatgttaatagcttgctagaccctgcaagagcatcctgtatgtgattaaagttgaatttagagattgagagacaattatttaaggtaaattacatctgtttgaaagtgaaaacagttttttttttcatgcaggctcggtcaatcatagccaggggctttataaacagaaacaaagtgatttaactcctaaatgacagtgaattgagcagtgaaattgcaagggaatgatctatacactaaaactgcgttatttagctaaagtaatttaggtgactatagtgttcctttaaccttgctACACCCaccaggctgtcaatcagacaaccattccagttacttcctggttttggttagctcagtgaagaaaCACAAGAGGcgtcaattgcccagagcacctgcctcgcaaagacttctcactgagctgcattgggaaacctgtgattggacaggcacagaaagtctgggcggtgaTAGAAGGGGAGAGCTGCCAGTAGCTGCAGAtactagatctgcagctattgcaagccaagatttcatatacccccaaagaaaacacCTAAAACATAATGACATGTATATTTTCCTTGGTGCTACATCCAATTAGTAATTGGTCTAAACGACACAAACCTCaatattaaaaaatttaaaaaccaaaaagaaaaggattaaaaaaaaataaaataaataaaacattgtaaaatatccccattttataattgCAAAGCActgaggaatatgttggtgcGATCTAAAAGATAATAATTAATCACTTTATCACCTGACAACCTATACACAAAAGGATACGGACCTGCgtaaacaaacaaatatttaagCATTCTATGCAGACCATTTAATCGCCCCATATGCCACATGGCTTCTCAGCGCATCACCGTTTACAGATTACTCCAACATCAGTGGGTTATCGTTTGTATTTTTACATGGGAGAAATATACGGCGCAGACTGCATCGTTTACTGGATCACTGATTATCCGCTCCAATCAACTAACATTTCAAATATTCTTCCGGATATTAAATTATGGAGCAACTGGGCAGGGTGTTCACACAAAGCATATATATTATGAATATATCCACATTTGCTCAGTGGGGTGGTAatgattaaatggacactatagacacccagctcattgaagtggtcttggtgtgtagtcccaggtctcttaaccctgcaaaggcaattattgcagtttttaataaactgcaataaattacctatgtgggttaactccacctctagtggctgtctaccagacagcaactagagtgATTACCGggttgttaggcgacttttggtcgccaatctcatatttttttgcttttagaaGAAGCATGCAGGCATGTCTTGGGATACAGATTCcaaaatgtaagcacaatatacAGGCTTTGGGTTCTTGTAAACACCCTCAGATTAAATACTGTCATCTAGGTAAAATTAGATACTTGTTCTAGATAGACACTACAAGCTGCTATTGCACCCTGCACCGAAGTCCTGCAGTGCCCCAGATACCAAACCTTCCCCACTCCCTGCAGCACTATTCTTTCAACATATGCAAAGTGGAGACGGTATTTAAAAAGCGCCATCATAATCTGCAGCTATGTACAATAGAGGGATAAAGACAAAAGAAACAGAccctgcccatgagcttacaatttaGCAAATATAGTACTTTTATACAAACTGCTTAGCAAGATAACttttgagcttacaatctaaaggatataatGGGGAAATAACACCAAGGTACACACATTAGTGTTGCTTGTGATGTAATTAAATAGTTAAAATTAAAGACAGCTGCAGGAACATCGAATAAAGAAAGGCGGAGCGATTTGACAAAACGTTTGGCTTGTTTGATGGGGGAATCAGGACGGTGAATATGAAACTGGTTACCAACTAACAGGAGAAAAGTAATTTGTTTCTCTGCCACGTAAGGATTGGCAGTGGAGCAAAAAGATAGATGTTTTCTTTTACTTTGCATGGAAAAACAAAATCATGCATAGGGTTAGTATGGAATGGGTTAACCCAACCGAAAAACAAGCAACACGATATTGGGCAATAATTGCATTCACACGATGAGCTAAAATGGAGAAGTCAAGGGACAGCGGCTAAGGGCTCTGAAGCTCTGCAAGTCATTGTCTCAAAGATGGACTGGTCAAAACAGACCTCCGATATGCAGATATGTACCCTCAGTCTGTACGATGGGAGGTTCCACAAAGTGCTACGATCTGTGATTTGCAAGGCAGAGAACACAACATAATAACGAAGTGACAATCACaaggaaaaaacacaaaaccagCAGCCACCAGAACCCCACAACTAACAAAAATACCTCGGAAAATCAACCAAGTGAAATGGAACAGTCCCAAGCAAAGGTATACAATCCCGAGCAGAAGAGCTACAAATTGTACACAAACTCAAATATAGTCCAAATGGTTAAAATAGCAAGCAGCCAATCAGAACACAGCCTTCATGTAAGAGGGCTCTAGTCTCCCTTCATCTCCTTTTGCCTAAGTTCTGTGACACGTAGAACAGGAAATCGTCTAACTTTAAATTTAACTTTATTATAATTAATAACAGAATTTATTTTAGTATGCTGGGTCAATGCAAAAACATTTCTTGAAAACATTCAGATTTATCTGCAGCCGCTAACACACAGCCACTCGCACGCAGCCTCCAGTGAGCAGCCACTCACACACAGCCTCCAGTGAGCAGCCACTCACACGCAGCCTCCAGTGAGCAGCCACTCACACGCAGCCTCCAGTGAGCAGCCACTCACACGCAGCCTCCAGTGAGCAGCCACGAACACGCAGCCTCCAGTGAGCAGCCACGAACACGCAGCCTCCAGTGAGCAGCCACGAACACGCAGCCTCCAGTGAGCAGCCACGAACACGCCGTCGCCAGCAAGAAGCCATGAACACACGGTGGCCAGCAAGCAGCCACAAACACACTGTCGCCAGCGAGCACCCAATAACGAGCAAACACTCACTTTGTCGAAGTTCTGCATCTGCTCACGGTTTGTAAACCAGGAATCCTTGTCCTGACTCGGTTGGATGACGAACACCTCGTAGTCTGCAAACATTTGTGTAAAACGGTTCCCAAACACCTCGCGGACCTGGATGTTTAGCTGATTAATCCGCAGCTCAATCTCATCACACTGAGCCTTCCCATCCTTCCTGCTGCTGGACTCCTCCTGCACTTCCACCTGCAATAAGACAGCAGTCATTTTTAAAAGTTACAAATTATAAACACCTAGTTTATAAGAGCAGAATAGATTTACAGGATAATTCTATGAACATGCATATAACCTGCTTTTATAAACATAGAAACTGCTTTCTtagcacaataataataaattgtacAATCAGCATTCCTTAACATAccttatttttttctaaacaaaGATTATGTTAAATATAGGATGATATAATAAAGTAAACAGACTCCAGTTTCTAATCATAGCTTTAACAAACAAtgcgtgtctgcctgtctctcaGCCTTCAGGATGTGTCGCGGTTACAACGTTTATATTCATGATGGATCCAAGAGAATTTGAATGGTCGTATACAAATCTTTACGGGTCTACCACTTAATCATCAGGATTTTAAGAAGGCAGCTTTGTCATAGCAACAGATGACAAGTAACAGTCTCTAAAGAGGTTGTGAGTAATGTAACTCACCTTTTCAAGGCTAACTCCGGTCCTCTTGACAAGAGCCTGAATTCGAGCCAACGTCTCGTTTTCTTTGAGAAGTTCGAAGGAGTTTAACGGGGAACGGGCTAAGTTTCCATTCTTCTTATCAGACACAAGGTCAGCCGTCTTGAGGTTCTTCAGTTTGGATACGCTCTCGCTGCAGTGCAGGTTCCCCTCCGGTGGGATTCCAAATTCCATCAGAACCTCCGACACCTCCTGAATAAACTCCAGCTTGTTAGGAAACTGGGGAAGGTCTTCAGGTAACTCTATAAAATGGTTGTCTATGTCGACAAAACAAAGATTGGCCTAAAAAGACAAAGTAGTTAGAAATGAGGGAAACAGATTATGTTTTAATAGAATGAAAAAGCAATTTCTCCATCAGACTTTACGGGATAGAGTAAATGTGATCATTCGCCACATTTGGAAGGAAAGGagttttaaaaatatacaaaaaggcAAGACGGTAGAACAGACTGGCGAGATAATACGAATGCACACACAGATAGAGAGTTAACAGGACCCAATTTACCGCCAACAGCAATTCATTCATTATGTCTTACGGATAACAGAAGAAATGTATGTACAAGCTCTGGCACCCCACATTTTCTGTATGTAAATACTGGCCGCGCATTGTGTGAAATGTAGATCATTAAAGACCTGAGATGTCAAGATTAGCCATCACTGTTCTAGTGGATTACAGAAAGGACCATAAACCACGACAGACATATTTAATATCCCCCCAGTCTATGAAGGAAcaaaaaggagaaataaaaatggaaaaaatatcatCCCTGACACGTGGGGGGGTTTAAGCAGGGATTAGCAAATAAAAAAAGATCTTCGAGCGGAAAGCAAAAAGTAGGCCAGTTATCTCACTCCCTGCATTGCAAATTCTCCACCCCCACCCCTTTAAAGCAATCCATAGCATTCATAAAAGCTCTGTTTATAGCAGAGACAAGGCGTCATTGACATCTAGTGAACAATCCAGTGATTATACAGGGTGAGATGTGTATGAGTCACACAGCACACTGTGAATAGACCAAGAATGGCAAGGCTGATACGGTCTGTGCTCTGGCTGGCTGACTGCGGTGGGAGTGTTGGTCCATAGAGACTGGATGATCATACCATTTAGCACCTTAAACATGTATCATGTTTCTTCATCTAGATAACTAATATAGATATAGAATGAAACAGGGGGCAGCTGGGTAATTGTGAACGTTCCAGCATATTAATTACAGAAACCATGTGTCCACGGACATCTAAGATGCTCCTACCTCTTGTGGGAGCTCCAAGTTAGAGCGGTCATCCAGCCCGTTTGAGTGCAATCCCATGAGATAAGGGACGGGAGCGTCTAGGAAGTGGAGCAGCGATGCCGGGAGTATCGGGACATAGACATGCTGCCACTGGAACGGAAACATCAGGCTGGTGATGGTCTCGGCTACGGTCATTAACCGCTGGTAATCTGAAATAGCAAGGCAATGTTCCAATTAAAGCACTAATCAGGTCACAAAATCTCAGGCATCGTCACCGGCTCCACTGTGGAGTGGTTTTGGTATATAGCTCAtgtaaagtagttttggtgtttatatCCCTTTAACACAAATTAAATCCTATTTTAGGCCAGTGTCCTAATCTGATAGCCATGTAATCCCAAAAAACTAACCTCCCTGGATGGCGATAAAGATTACCTGCAATTCTGCTGCGGATTACTTACGCTGCGAGTACAAGAGAATCTGGAACTCCAACAAGGCGCACGTAAAAAGTTGGACAACGTTTTCCACACCGAGTAACTCAAAAACCTCCTGGACGGGAAAGTCAAAGAGTGGCAGCTCGTTGGTGCTTGGCCGCTGACAGATGATGGGCGCGTAAACTCCTGAAAACTTCAGGGACCTCCCGGCTGGGGGAAGAGGCACCTCATAGAGGATGTTGTATATATAGCTCTCCAACGGTAATGGAGGAGGCTGGGCGGAGGTTACAGCCTGGTGAAGTTGCTCCAGAACTTTCTTACAGGCCGTCATGAAGGACATGGGTGCAATGAGACAGATACACTTAGACACGTACAATGTATCTCGTGAAATGTCATAAGAATTAAAACGCTGCAATTTGGACACGGGTGTGTCACTGCAGTCCTCCATACAGTCTGCGTGGCCGCTGCCATTGGTGGCCGACGTGTGGATGATGTCGTACTCGGCGTTGTGCATGTGATAGAGCGTTTGCATGGCACTGCAGATCTGTTTGCTGGTGACTTCCTCAAAGAATGTAAGAGCGAAACCAAACGTCCTTGACCCATCTTCCCTGGTGATAATGAAGGAATGGTACTGGGGATCCCGGCAATCTGACTGCGTCTTGAAGGACAGTCCTTTCGGCATACATAGCTGCAAAAACATTTCATTAAAACAAACCGTCGTGATAAACGTTTCTGGATACATTGATATCTGATTGATTATCAGACTGAGCACAATCTTTCAAACAATAACAGAATATCTCATAATgtagaaagaaattaaaaaacacttttctgGTGCAATCTGCGGTAGTGCGGGCATTGGGATTCGGGAGTATCACACTAGCGTCCATAACAGACCATATACACAACTTGCATAaatgtattgtattttaaaacGTAATGCTAGAAACAAAagcatttttttcctttctttctaaaTAGATATCAGTTCCAGGGAGGGGTTTCTCTGTGCAAAGCTACAATGGTTAGTTCATTAAATTGAAGAGTTGCAAATATTAAGCTAAAACTGACAACATtggtggggtggtggtggggggggggggggggaggaggcagaTTTGGTTAAATGTCTGCATTTTGGTTATTTAGGCCTAGAATTTGTTATATTGCCTTAATAATTCACTAGCAGGTGGTACAAGACTTGACTTGACTACGCAGGCAGGCAGGCTACAATACAGACTGTACACAGAGAAAGTGATCATATTTGTTATTCACAGGGATATTATCCACCTGCCATGCCACCTCACATCCCAAAAAtggctttctttaaccccttaaggacacatgacatgtgtgacatgtcatgattcccttttattccagaagtttggtccttaaggggttaaacacagatGAACGTTGTTACATTTCATGAAATGATTGCGACATATGAGATATATTCCAAAAGCCAGAATTACACTTGTGTTAAACTATGTAAGGCGGAACATATTATTAAATCAATGCAGCTGGTTTATAGTGTTTAATAAATGCCTATACAACTAAGATTTGGAAGGAAGCATATCGCATGCAACGGATTAGAAAATATGGGACGCACCATTCCTACTGCATCCTGGTCAAACGCGTTCCATTCCACATTCTCGGGGTACCTGGCCAGGACTTTGGATTTGAAAGTACGTCTAAGGGGAGTCTGCTCAAAATTCTCTCCTTTGAAcgagagagagaggagaaagagagagatagagaaagagagagataacATATAGTGAGAACGTTTCTCAGGCCTTTCAGACGTCACGGCAAACAGGCTAAGCAGATCACCAGGCAGACAGGAGAGAACAAGCTGGTTAGTGTAGCATGAGAGTTAAAGAACACCTTGACAAACAGATTGTGTTATTTCGCCTGGAATTGacattttggtttttaaatttgcatttgaaaaaaaaagcagcaactCAGATTTGCACGGTCCAAGTCTAATGCGCTAGAAAAGCAATTAGCAGTCAGGAAGAGAATAACACGGGCAATCTTTGTGACTTAATCATCATTTCAGACATGGAATGACTGGCACTCAGTCTGCAGCGTCACAGCTTAGTAAATCCCCCTCGTTGAAGAAGGGTAAATATTGTGGGGGCTCGATCATTGAGTCttaataaagcgccaacatactTTCAATGTGATGCAGAAAGCAGAGCGGACCTGGACTTTATTTTAGTTAGGATTAAGACCGCACAGAGATGAATTGCTGTTTTTTTCCTGTGCGTTTCATTTAAGACATGTTGCGGCTAATAAGCGTAAAAACCCCTGCGCACACGGAAAGCGGCGTCTGATCAAGCAAATCACTGAAAATATCCCATTTGGGAGTCGTAGAGAGAAGCTGGAAGGACAGTGTAGCGACCCTAAACCTACCAAATagcgtttctaaaaaaaaaaaagcagctgagCGCCTACATTAATTGAACCCATAAGCAGCAGATTGACATAACCGAGGCAGACCCTGTGTAGCCCAAATATGTAACGGGGAGCAATATAAAGATGTCATTGGAAACCAATTGGATTGGTGATGTCACTGCAATCCTGGCTAAATTGGACTACGGTCGAGAAATTCTACTGATCAATAAAATAATTCTTAACCTGCTCAAAGCTGTAACCttgcacttaatgggttaagtcgCATTCTTAAATATACGGTTAGCGCAACAGACTGACTGACTAGCGATTTCATCGGCTGATCCGTAACCATGGTAACACCATTCCACACCTGTCTCTTCCTAGACATCAACAGTCTATTTGGGAGATGTCTTGCACTTAAAGGGAAGTAAAACGATGTCGAATTTGTAAGTGGAAAATCCCTTCACTCACCCTACTGCAATACTTAGGTGGCTGTTAGCTGATCAGGTAAATCCTGTTTTAAATCGATCAATATACCCTCTTAAAATGCATATAGCATACCAACACGGCAAAGCTTTTACCTCGCTCACTACCGCAACGTTACACGTCACAGGTCACAGATTGCTGCAATAAAAATGCTATTATCATAgcgttctgcaaaaaaaaaaaaaaaaaaacaagaggaaaacACCGTAAGATCTTTCTATTGCTCCCTGTACAAGGCAATCACAGAGTGAGCAGACTCCAAGTTGAACGGACACTGCTCCATCTGGGAAGGCCTGCTATTAACAATGTTACCATAAGTAGGGTTCATGTacaaagattaaaggaacactaacgcCTCAAAATGAAATTCATCTAAATGAGCGTATTATAAACACACACGTGTGGAGAGGAGAAAGAAGAGGagagaaaaaggaagaaaaacacAAAGTGTAGAATCAGAGTGAGATACGGTAAGTGACGGTAAGTGACAGATTAAGCCTGTTTTTACCGTTTGTGATTTTTGTTAGCACATTCCATCTCGTGCACATGTGAACTCAACATGTAATGATAGTAACACACAGAATTTTCCCTGACTTTAATTTTACATGTGAAGCCATTTAATTTGTGGCGTTACTGGTCCTTTAACGTGGAGCTATCACCGTGGAAACTGGTTGCTACACATTGTTCTTTATACCTAACCCCCGCTTTATCTACTCAAGACTAAGCAATGCGGCTACACGGTTAGAGCTTTCTTAGGTTAGGCCAGAATGGCAGAGGTTAGAAGAGCAGGTACGTCCATTCTCTGGAATCCGTTTACCTTCTGCAGAGCTCGAAAGGAAACGTCCGACACCATCAGTGGATTTAGAAGCCTGAATGTACTCACATAGAGCTGAATAAAACAACAAGAGGAATTCAGCTACAACACACCAATACCATGAGACAAAATTACAAATACCTCAAGGGTTTAAAACAAACCAATACTGGGAGATGGGCTTATAAATAGTGGCGCCAGAACTA contains:
- the DENND5A gene encoding DENN domain-containing protein 5A isoform X1 is translated as MSGSGGPGAGPGRFADYFVICGLDTETGLEPDQLSALCEYIQASKSTDGVGRFLSSSAEGENFEQTPLRRTFKSKVLARYPENVEWNAFDQDAVGMLCMPKGLSFKTQSDCRDPQYHSFIITREDGSRTFGFALTFFEEVTSKQICSAMQTLYHMHNAEYDIIHTSATNGSGHADCMEDCSDTPVSKLQRFNSYDISRDTLYVSKCICLIAPMSFMTACKKVLEQLHQAVTSAQPPPLPLESYIYNILYEVPLPPAGRSLKFSGVYAPIICQRPSTNELPLFDFPVQEVFELLGVENVVQLFTCALLEFQILLYSQHYQRLMTVAETITSLMFPFQWQHVYVPILPASLLHFLDAPVPYLMGLHSNGLDDRSNLELPQEANLCFVDIDNHFIELPEDLPQFPNKLEFIQEVSEVLMEFGIPPEGNLHCSESVSKLKNLKTADLVSDKKNGNLARSPLNSFELLKENETLARIQALVKRTGVSLEKVEVQEESSSRKDGKAQCDEIELRINQLNIQVREVFGNRFTQMFADYEVFVIQPSQDKDSWFTNREQMQNFDKASFLSDQPEPYLPFLSRFLETQMFASFIDIKIMCHDEDDKDPILRVFDNRVDKIRQLNVRTPTLRTSMYQKCTTIEEAVKAIELRLSKIDHTAIHPHLLDMKIGQGKYEPGFFPKLQSDVLSTGPATNKWTKRNAPAQWRRKDRQKQHTEHLRLDNDQREKYIQEARNLGSSIRQPKLSNLSPSVIAQTNWKFVEGLLKECRNKTKRMLVEKMGREAVELGHGEVSITGVEENTLIASLCDLLERIWSHGLLVKQGKSALWSHLLHYQDNRRRIAGGSISTSEIFLETERRKSDPNPVMCPLKVSLVQDMRHIQNIGEIKTDVGKARAWVRLSMEKKLLSRHLKQLLLDYELTKKLYKRYAFLRCDDEKEQFLYHLLSFNAVDYFCFTNVFTTIMIPYHILIVPSKKLGGSMFTANPWICISGELGETGVLQIPRNILEMTYECQNLGKLTTAQIGHDNSGLYAKWLVEHVMVRNEITGHTYKFPCGRWLGKGMDDGSLERVLVGDLLTPNTETEERYCRTPPLQHSPSMIRRLVAISPSSRPKLNTGQIQEAIGEAVNGIVKHFHKPEKERGSLTLLLCGENGLVSALEQVFQHGFKSPRLFKSVFIWDFLEKAHMHYDSLELSELGTEEDWQKRARKFCRFITAINNTPRNIGKDGKFQMFVCLGARDHYLHHWIALLADCPIIAQMYEDTALIKDHTLVNSLIRVLQTLQEFNITLESSLIKGINI